The Crocinitomicaceae bacterium genome includes a region encoding these proteins:
- a CDS encoding serine/threonine-protein phosphatase: MSLWRNISNLGIKSESDPSTIRRSQMTNRMIFIAICMGFSYIPMYISIGSFEPLFQNILLTSLTATLFFFSARGKHEVAAFLLCLLILTHILTVSILIQGGTGRYYLIEVSVLGFTMIRSVRTSFILFMLCLIAFFIAESAHYFIEPLFVRNNDENVIVYAFNIVLIFFGGLYLIYHLKRTNDYFAKNLIEQKDRIELQHAQLEETHREIKDSIVYAKRIQSAILPPVEKLSVFFKDHFVLYIPKDIVAGDFYWIQESQDYHRLATAESESGSYKIFIAVADCTGHGVPGAMMSVMCSNSLNRAVKEFQIHAPGQILDKTRDLLVDMLHESGQTIHDGMDAALVSVEFDKHHKLKAIEFAGAQNPLWLVRHGELIEMPGDKQPVGHFEKAVSYQTHRIDVQKGDMIYLFTDGLADQFGSENHTEKDAKIKKFGIKKLRRLLSMISELSPHEQKKAIQNSFQAWKGNIDQLDDVCILGFRV; the protein is encoded by the coding sequence ATGAGCTTATGGCGTAACATATCAAATCTTGGAATAAAATCTGAATCAGATCCAAGTACCATACGCCGGTCACAAATGACCAATCGGATGATTTTTATTGCAATCTGCATGGGGTTTTCTTATATCCCGATGTATATTTCTATTGGATCTTTTGAACCCTTGTTTCAAAATATTTTACTTACTTCTCTTACCGCAACCTTATTTTTTTTCTCAGCCCGCGGTAAGCATGAAGTTGCGGCTTTCTTACTTTGTTTACTTATTCTTACGCATATACTTACCGTATCTATTTTAATTCAAGGCGGCACAGGGCGCTACTACCTGATTGAGGTTTCGGTATTAGGTTTTACAATGATCAGAAGTGTGCGCACCAGTTTTATTTTATTCATGCTTTGTCTTATTGCGTTTTTTATTGCTGAATCTGCGCATTATTTTATTGAACCTCTGTTTGTGAGAAATAATGATGAAAACGTGATTGTGTATGCATTCAATATTGTGCTTATTTTTTTTGGTGGTCTCTATTTGATTTATCATCTCAAACGCACAAACGATTATTTTGCAAAAAATTTAATTGAACAAAAAGATCGCATTGAATTGCAGCATGCCCAGCTTGAGGAAACGCATCGTGAAATCAAAGATTCTATTGTGTATGCCAAAAGAATTCAGTCAGCTATTTTACCTCCCGTTGAAAAACTTTCTGTTTTTTTCAAGGATCATTTTGTTCTCTACATCCCAAAAGATATTGTTGCCGGAGATTTTTACTGGATTCAAGAGTCACAAGATTACCACAGACTAGCCACGGCAGAAAGTGAAAGTGGATCATATAAAATATTTATTGCAGTTGCTGATTGCACCGGACACGGTGTTCCGGGTGCTATGATGAGTGTCATGTGCAGCAATAGTTTGAATAGAGCAGTGAAAGAATTTCAAATTCATGCGCCTGGTCAAATTTTGGATAAAACGCGTGATCTTTTAGTAGACATGCTGCATGAGTCTGGTCAAACAATTCATGACGGAATGGACGCTGCATTAGTCTCCGTTGAATTTGACAAGCATCATAAATTAAAGGCAATTGAATTTGCCGGTGCGCAAAATCCATTATGGTTGGTAAGACATGGAGAACTGATAGAAATGCCCGGAGATAAACAACCTGTCGGTCATTTTGAAAAGGCTGTTTCCTATCAAACGCATCGTATTGATGTGCAAAAAGGAGACATGATTTATTTGTTTACAGATGGACTGGCTGATCAGTTTGGTTCTGAAAATCATACTGAAAAAGATGCCAAGATTAAAAAATTTGGTATAAAAAAATTGCGCAGATTACTTAGTATGATCAGTGAATTGAGTCCTCATGAACAAAAGAAAGCCATTCAAAATTCTTTTCAGGCTTGGAAAGGAAATATTGATCAGTTAGATGATGTTTGTATTCTTGGATTCAGAGTTTAA
- a CDS encoding T9SS type A sorting domain-containing protein — protein MLKKLTSLVCCFIGVSALSQNSPVIDNIYLSDTDPICFGGDTKQLAVVVTDNDGDACGVSLSFANGYLDYFAGTPDVSGNTTTHYFNVFVSWSTPPPAGTLTTDDINIFVDSYNGADPSQTATGSLTAVPVNGQIEVTFNVPSLTLCNFGNPVNLYDYVDQPGGTFSYLTGNPYYQSTSGALIIPDASAYYYENDYSMYVDYLLEDGTGCVGNNTLSIYFVENPSVTMNEYQSTCTNADGSVDAFITGGAAPYDVYWSTGKTELGVTTTMIDNLSSGVYYLNVEDQNGCKAVKKAHISDSDIAVSYNSVERKCIGQNGMVTLTITPTTGSVSEIIWSNGQTSATLSSGPGEYSVAVHTTANCNFFGTYEILDSALKVKVEGAYDNSDCISAPSGGIDITTTGGTGVGTYNWNWTKNGVPGFASTEDIWTLTGGVYSCTVQDGAGCTVTWGKTISNPTNVYLYVNETTKPTCGNTDGAVDIFVDPFWDTPAFYEWNTGATTEDLSGISAGNYTLTYTDQAGCTGYLTVKLQNEKPYQPSICLLTVDTSLTYNTVVWEKDITQNISGFNIYRETSDYGIFEKVVSRDSSLESFFQDNDASPMDRSWRYYMTSYDACGGESYPSFVHKTIHVVANTSNGIDYDLSWDDYEGINYTSIDVLRYDPTNGWVVIGDDITVGNTFPDTPPVVTGLDYMVTFNLADPCTSSKVQDHNSSRSNKTASAFDPGGSTVQVQDEELGLISLYPNPTNSQLTIHVDNPELFTNYVIRDINGQIVAEGTILYNNTILDLEYLAGGMYTVQLFSEQKVVVEKIMKQ, from the coding sequence ATGCTTAAAAAACTGACTTCTCTTGTCTGTTGTTTTATCGGTGTTTCTGCACTTTCACAAAACAGTCCGGTAATCGATAATATTTATCTCTCTGATACCGATCCTATTTGTTTTGGTGGTGACACAAAACAGCTTGCGGTTGTTGTAACTGATAACGATGGTGATGCATGTGGTGTATCATTATCCTTTGCAAACGGTTACCTTGATTACTTTGCAGGCACACCTGATGTAAGTGGCAATACAACCACTCATTATTTCAATGTTTTTGTAAGCTGGAGTACACCTCCACCGGCAGGTACGTTAACAACTGATGACATCAATATTTTTGTTGACTCGTACAATGGGGCTGACCCATCACAAACAGCCACAGGTTCACTCACTGCAGTGCCTGTAAACGGACAAATTGAAGTCACGTTTAATGTTCCATCACTAACCTTATGTAATTTTGGAAATCCGGTAAATCTTTATGATTATGTTGATCAACCCGGGGGTACTTTTTCATACCTGACAGGTAATCCTTATTACCAATCAACAAGTGGTGCGCTCATCATTCCGGATGCTTCTGCATATTATTATGAAAATGATTATTCAATGTACGTTGACTACTTGCTTGAAGATGGAACAGGTTGTGTCGGCAATAATACACTATCAATCTATTTTGTAGAGAATCCAAGTGTCACGATGAATGAATATCAAAGTACTTGCACCAACGCAGATGGTTCAGTTGATGCTTTTATTACCGGTGGTGCTGCCCCCTATGATGTATACTGGTCAACCGGAAAAACTGAACTTGGCGTAACAACAACCATGATAGACAATTTATCATCAGGTGTTTACTATCTGAACGTAGAAGATCAAAATGGTTGCAAGGCTGTTAAAAAAGCCCACATCAGCGATTCAGATATTGCTGTATCATATAATAGCGTTGAGAGAAAATGCATTGGTCAAAATGGTATGGTTACTTTAACAATCACACCAACCACAGGCAGCGTGAGTGAAATAATCTGGTCTAATGGTCAGACAAGTGCAACATTGAGTTCTGGTCCCGGTGAATATTCAGTTGCTGTCCATACAACAGCCAATTGTAATTTCTTTGGAACGTATGAAATTCTTGATTCTGCTTTGAAAGTAAAAGTTGAAGGAGCTTATGATAATAGTGATTGTATTTCAGCTCCAAGTGGTGGAATTGATATAACAACCACCGGAGGAACAGGAGTTGGCACTTACAACTGGAACTGGACAAAAAACGGAGTACCCGGCTTTGCAAGTACTGAAGATATTTGGACACTCACCGGCGGAGTTTATTCGTGCACCGTGCAAGATGGTGCAGGCTGCACAGTAACTTGGGGTAAAACAATTTCTAATCCAACCAACGTATATCTTTATGTAAATGAAACAACCAAACCAACCTGTGGTAACACAGATGGAGCAGTAGATATTTTTGTTGATCCTTTTTGGGATACACCTGCATTCTATGAATGGAATACCGGAGCAACTACTGAAGATTTATCAGGAATATCCGCAGGCAATTATACGCTTACCTATACTGATCAGGCAGGATGTACCGGATATCTTACCGTAAAACTTCAGAATGAAAAACCATATCAACCATCTATTTGCTTACTCACGGTAGACACATCCTTAACATACAATACCGTGGTTTGGGAAAAAGATATCACCCAAAATATTTCAGGTTTTAATATTTACCGTGAGACTTCAGATTATGGAATTTTTGAAAAAGTTGTTTCTCGTGATTCTTCCCTTGAATCATTTTTTCAAGATAATGATGCATCCCCTATGGATCGGTCATGGAGATATTATATGACATCCTACGATGCATGCGGAGGTGAAAGCTATCCAAGTTTTGTACATAAAACTATTCACGTAGTGGCCAATACATCTAACGGAATTGATTACGATCTAAGCTGGGATGATTACGAGGGAATCAATTATACCTCAATAGATGTTCTCCGTTATGACCCTACTAATGGCTGGGTAGTTATCGGAGATGATATCACTGTTGGAAACACTTTTCCTGATACACCGCCGGTAGTAACAGGTTTAGATTATATGGTAACATTCAATCTGGCAGATCCTTGTACCTCATCAAAAGTTCAAGATCACAACTCATCTCGTTCTAATAAAACAGCATCTGCATTTGATCCGGGCGGATCTACTGTACAGGTACAAGATGAAGAATTGGGTCTGATTTCATTGTATCCAAATCCAACTAATAGCCAGCTTACTATTCACGTTGACAATCCGGAATTGTTTACAAATTATGTCATCAGAGATATCAACGGACAAATTGTAGCTGAAGGAACAATACTTTATAATAACACCATACTTGATCTTGAATATTTGGCCGGTGGAATGTACACCGTTCAACTTTTCTCTGAACAAAAAGTAGTGGTTGAAAAAATCATGAAACAATAA